From Micromonospora carbonacea:
TGCCCCGCCCCGGCGCGGGCCATGACCGGCACCACCACCTCCACGGTGCGCGCGGCGCCGACGAGGTTGACCTCCAGCGCCCTGGTCTGCGCGGCCAGGTCGTCCACGGCGAAGAAGTCACCGACCCCGGCGGCGTAGATGCAGACCTCGACCCCGCCGAGGGTGTCCAGCGCCCCGGCGAGCACCTCGCGGTAGCCGGGATCGGTGACGTCGGCGAGGCGGTGGTCGTAGCCGCTGCCCGTCAACGGGCTGCTGCTGCGCGACAGGCCCGCCACCGTCCAGCCGTCGGCCAGCAGCCGGCGGGTGACCGCCAGCCCGATGCCGTCGCTGTTGCCGACCACGATGGCCCGTCGCCTGTCCACAGCGCCCTTCATACCAGCACGGCGGCCGCGCCCCGCCGTCGTGTCCAGCGACCCCCGCCTGCCGGCTACGCGTCGTAGTCGACGGTGAGGGTGTCGGTGGTGGGGGTGGACTGGCAGGTCAGCACGTACCCGGCGGCGACCTCGTCCGGCTCCAGGGCGTAGTTGCGGGCCATCGTCACCGCGCCGGAGACCACCTTCGCCCGGCAGGTCGAGCAGACCCCGCCCTTGCACGCGTACGGCAGCTCGCCGCGCACCCGCAGCGCCGCGTCGAGGACCCGTTCCTCACGGCCCATCGGGAAGGTCGACGCCCGGCCGTCCAGCACGATCGTCACCTCGGCGTCCCCGGTCGGCCCGGCGGGGCGGCGCTGCGTCGGCGCGGGCGTCTCGGCGACGTGGAACAGCTCCGCGTGCACCGCCGACTCCGGCAGGCCCCGCGCGGCGAGCACCGCCTTCGCGTCAACCACCATGCCGTACGGGCCGCAGAGGAACCACTCCTCGATCGCGTCGCCCGGCACGATCGTGTCCAGCAGGCGGCCCAGCCGGTCGGCGTCGATCCGCCCCGACAGCAGCGGCGACTCGCCGGGCTCCCGGGACAGCACGTGCACCAGGTGCAGCCGCGTCGGGTGGCGGTCCTTCAGGTCGGCCAGCTCCTCGGCGAACATCACCGAGTTGGCCGTGCGGTTGCCGTACACCAGGGTGAAGGTGCTGGCCGGCTCGACGGCCAGGGCCGTGGCGACCAGCGCGAGCACCGGGGTGATGCCGGAGCCGGCGGCGACCGCGCCGTAGCGGCGGGCCCGGCCCGGGTCGAATGCCGTGGTGAAGTGCCCGAGCGGCGGCAGCACCTCGACGGTGTCGCCGTGCCGCAGCACCGAGCAGGCGTAGGCCGAGAACGCGCCGCCGGGGACCTCCCGCACCCCGATCCGCAGCCGGCCGTGCCGGGCCAGCTCGTCGGGCGTCGAGCAGATCGAGTACGACCGCCGCACGTCCGCGTCCGCGCCGGTGGAGCCGGCGGGGAGCCGCACGGTGAGGTGCTGGCCGGCGGTGAACGTGAAGAGCGTCCGCAGCTCCTCCGGCACGGCGAAGGTGATCGCCACGGCGTCGGCGGTGAGCCGGTCGACGGCGGCGACGGGCAGCGGGTGGAAGGCCGGCCGGCGACGGGCCGGGCGGGTGATCGTGACAGTCACAGCGCCTTCAGGTGGTCGAAGGGTTCGCGGCAGGCGCGGCAGCGCCACAGGGCCTTGCAGGCGGTGGAGCCGAACCGGCTGACCTGCTCGGTCTCCGCCGAGCCGCAGAGCGGGCAGCGGACGGCGAGGGTCAGCGGCACGACCGTGCCGGCCCCGGCGGCCCCGCCCGGGGTCGCGGGCGGCGGGGCGATGCCGGCGGCGGCCAGCTTGGCGCGGCCCGCGTCGGAGATCCAGTCGGTGCTCCACGCCGGGCTGTAGACCGTGCGGACGTCGGCGTCGGGGTGCCCGGCGGCGGCCAGCGCCCGCCGGATGTCGGCCCGGATCACGTCCATCGCCGGGCAGCCGGTGTAGGTGGGGGTGATGGTCACGGTGACCCGGCCGGTGGCCGGGTCCTGGTCGACCGCCCGCAGGATGCCCAGCTCGTCGATGGTGATCACCCGGATCTCCGGGTCCACCACCGCCGCCACGGCCGTCCTCGGGTCTACCACTGCGCCCCCGGGTGGGCGCGGTGCAGCACCTGCATCTCCGCCAGCAGGTACGACAGGTGCTCGGTGTGCACGCCGTCCCGCCCGCCGGCCGGGGCCCAGCCGTCCGCCGGCCGGGTCAGGGTCGCCTCGGCCAGCACCGGCCCGACGTACGCGTCGAACTCGCCGCGCAGGGTGGCCGGGTCGACCGGCGCGCCCGGCCACGGCGCGAACAGCTCGTGCGCGTACGGCCAGACGTGGTCGACGGCGGCCTGCATGCGGCGGTGCGACTCGGCGGTGCCGTCGCCGAGCCGGCGCACCCACAGCGCGGCGTGGTCCCGGTGGTAGGCGGACTCCTTGCGCGCCTTCGCCCCGATCGCGGCGAGCCGCTCGTCGGCGCAGCCGGCCAGCGCGGCGTAGAGCGGGAGCTGGTAGGCGGACAGGAACAGCAGCTTCGCCATGGTCACCGCGAAGTCGCCGTTGGGCAGCTCGACCAGCAGGCAGTTGCGGAACTCCCGGTCGTCGCGCAGGTACGCCAGCGCGTCCTCGTCGCGGCCCGCCCCCTCCAGCTCACCCGCGTAGGTGAGCAGGAGTCGGGCCGCCCCGAGCTGGTCGAGGGCGATGTTGGCCAGCGCGACGTCCTCCTCCATCTCCGGGGCGCGGCTGGTCCACTCGCCGAGGCGCTGCGCGGCGACCAGCGCGTCGTCGCCGAGGGCGAGGGCGAAGTCGAAGGGCTGCCTCACAGGTGGGCCACCCCGTCCGGCACCTCGTAGAAGGTGGGGTGGCGGTAGACCTTGTCGGCCGCCGGGTCGAAGAAGGCGTCCTTCTCGTCGGGGCTGGACGCGGTGATCGCGGCGGCCGGCACCACCCAGATCGACACCCCCTCCTGGCGGCGGGTGTAGAGGTCCCGGGCGTTGCGCAGGGCCAGCTCGGCGTCGGGGGCGTGCAGGCTGCCGACGTGGGTGTGCGCCAGGCCGCGCCGGGCCCGCACGAAGACCTCCCACAGCGGGTTCGGGCTGTCGGTCCCGCTCATGCCGCAACCGCCTCTCTCGCAGTCGACCGCTTCGCGGCGTACGCGGCGGCAGCCGCACGGACCCACGCGCCCTCGGCGTGGGCGCGGCGGCGGTGCTCCATCCGCTCCCGGTTGCACGGGCCCTCGCCGGAGATCACCCGCATCAGCTCGGCGTAGTCCGGCTCGGTGAAGTCGTAGGCCTGGCGCTGCTCGTTCCAGCGCAGGTCGGGGTCGGGCAGGGTGAGGCCGAGGATCTCCGCCTGCTGCACGCACATGTCGACGAAGCGCTGGCGCAGCTCGTCGTTGGAGAACCGCTTGATCTTCCACGCCATCGACCGGGCGGAATGGGTGGAGTCGCCGTCGGGCGGGCCGAACATGGCCAGCGACGGATACCACCAGCGGTCCACCGCGTCCTGGGCCATGGCCTTCTGCTCCGGGGTGCCGTGGGCGAGGGTGTGCAGGATCTCGTAGCCCTGGCGCTGGTGGAACGACTCCTCCTTGCAGACCCGGATCATGGCCCGCGCGTACGGGCCGTAGGAGCAGCGGCACAGCGGCACCTGGTTGACGATCGCCGCGCCGTCGACCAGCCAGCCGATCACCCCCACGTCGGCCCAGCTCAGGGTCGGGTAGTTGAAGATCGAGCTGTATTTCTGCCGCCCGTCGAGCAGGAGCTGCACCAGTTCGTCCCGGCTGACGCCGAGGGTCTCGGCGGCGGCGTACAGGTAGAGGCCGTGCCCGGCCTCGTCCTGGACCTTGGCCAGCAGGATGGCCTTGCGCTTGAGCGAGGGGGCGCGGCTGATCCAGTTGCCCTCCGGCTGCATCCCGATGATCTCGGAGTGCGCGTGCTGGGCGATCTGCCGGATCAGC
This genomic window contains:
- a CDS encoding SDR family NAD(P)-dependent oxidoreductase, whose translation is MDRRRAIVVGNSDGIGLAVTRRLLADGWTVAGLSRSSSPLTGSGYDHRLADVTDPGYREVLAGALDTLGGVEVCIYAAGVGDFFAVDDLAAQTRALEVNLVGAARTVEVVVPVMARAGAGHVVGLSSLADVAPSAEAPGYAAGKAGLSSYLLGLGGALRPHGVRVSVVRFGFVDTKMAKARVKPMMLSVDQAADVVLDCLRTRATVVSRPRRMAALARTAGVALNMRARR
- the paaD gene encoding 1,2-phenylacetyl-CoA epoxidase subunit PaaD, with translation MVDPRTAVAAVVDPEIRVITIDELGILRAVDQDPATGRVTVTITPTYTGCPAMDVIRADIRRALAAAGHPDADVRTVYSPAWSTDWISDAGRAKLAAAGIAPPPATPGGAAGAGTVVPLTLAVRCPLCGSAETEQVSRFGSTACKALWRCRACREPFDHLKAL
- the paaE gene encoding 1,2-phenylacetyl-CoA epoxidase subunit PaaE, with the protein product MTVTITRPARRRPAFHPLPVAAVDRLTADAVAITFAVPEELRTLFTFTAGQHLTVRLPAGSTGADADVRRSYSICSTPDELARHGRLRIGVREVPGGAFSAYACSVLRHGDTVEVLPPLGHFTTAFDPGRARRYGAVAAGSGITPVLALVATALAVEPASTFTLVYGNRTANSVMFAEELADLKDRHPTRLHLVHVLSREPGESPLLSGRIDADRLGRLLDTIVPGDAIEEWFLCGPYGMVVDAKAVLAARGLPESAVHAELFHVAETPAPTQRRPAGPTGDAEVTIVLDGRASTFPMGREERVLDAALRVRGELPYACKGGVCSTCRAKVVSGAVTMARNYALEPDEVAAGYVLTCQSTPTTDTLTVDYDA
- the paaC gene encoding 1,2-phenylacetyl-CoA epoxidase subunit PaaC, translating into MRQPFDFALALGDDALVAAQRLGEWTSRAPEMEEDVALANIALDQLGAARLLLTYAGELEGAGRDEDALAYLRDDREFRNCLLVELPNGDFAVTMAKLLFLSAYQLPLYAALAGCADERLAAIGAKARKESAYHRDHAALWVRRLGDGTAESHRRMQAAVDHVWPYAHELFAPWPGAPVDPATLRGEFDAYVGPVLAEATLTRPADGWAPAGGRDGVHTEHLSYLLAEMQVLHRAHPGAQW
- the paaA gene encoding 1,2-phenylacetyl-CoA epoxidase subunit PaaA, translated to MYGNDFSAPEDAPGGGLLGEVAAAEAALREAAARQRGGDAPGPDADLEAYFADVIDADQKIEPRDWMPEAYRKTLIRQIAQHAHSEIIGMQPEGNWISRAPSLKRKAILLAKVQDEAGHGLYLYAAAETLGVSRDELVQLLLDGRQKYSSIFNYPTLSWADVGVIGWLVDGAAIVNQVPLCRCSYGPYARAMIRVCKEESFHQRQGYEILHTLAHGTPEQKAMAQDAVDRWWYPSLAMFGPPDGDSTHSARSMAWKIKRFSNDELRQRFVDMCVQQAEILGLTLPDPDLRWNEQRQAYDFTEPDYAELMRVISGEGPCNRERMEHRRRAHAEGAWVRAAAAAYAAKRSTAREAVAA
- the paaB gene encoding 1,2-phenylacetyl-CoA epoxidase subunit PaaB, producing MSGTDSPNPLWEVFVRARRGLAHTHVGSLHAPDAELALRNARDLYTRRQEGVSIWVVPAAAITASSPDEKDAFFDPAADKVYRHPTFYEVPDGVAHL